One Benincasa hispida cultivar B227 chromosome 5, ASM972705v1, whole genome shotgun sequence genomic window carries:
- the LOC120078481 gene encoding cytokinin riboside 5'-monophosphate phosphoribohydrolase LOG5-like, whose amino-acid sequence MEAKIDLEKSRFKSVCVFCGSSTGKRICYRDAAIELAQELVSRRLDLVYGGGSIGLMGLVSQAVHRGGRKVIGIIPRTLMGKELTGETVGEVKPVADMHERKAEMARHSDCFIALPGGYGTLEELLEVITWAQLGIHDKPVGLLNVDGYYNYLLTFIDKAVDDGFIKPSQRSIIVSAPNAKELVQKLEEYVPVHDGVIAKAMWEVGQQQQQQQPQVGFSATKMKTEIAL is encoded by the exons atggaagcaAAAATTGATTTGgagaaatctagatttaaaagTGTTTGTGTTTTTTGTGGGAGTAGTACTGGCAAGAGGATTTGCTATAGAGATGCCGCCATTGAATTAGCTCAAGAactt GTTTCAAGAAGATTAGACCTTGTTTATGGTGGTGGGAGTATTGGGCTTATGGGTTTGGTTTCTCAAGCTGTTCATAGAGGTGGAAGGAAAGTTATTGG GATAATCCCAAGAACCTTGATGGGTAAAGAG TTAACTGGTGAAACAGTTGGGGAGGTAAAGCCAGTGGCCGACATGCACGAAAGAAAAGCAGAAATGGCCCGCCATTCTGACTGTTTTATAGCCCTCCCAG GAGGCTATGGAACTTTAGAAGAGTTACTGGAAGTTATCACTTGGGCTCAACTTGGCATTCATGATAAGCCA gTGGGTTTGTTGAATGTTGATGGTTACTATAACtatcttttaacttttattgACAAAGCTGTGGATGATGGCTTCATAAAGCCTTCACAAAGAAGCATAATAGTTTCAGCACCAAATGCCAAAGAACTTGTTCAGAAGCTCGAG GAATATGTACCTGTACATGATGGGGTGATAGCAAAGGCAATGTGGGAAGTTGGGCAACAGCAACAGCAACAGCAACCACAAGTGGGGTTCAGTGCCACCAAAATGAAGACTGAAATAGCCTTATAA